AGTGGCTCAAAGCGCCAATCAGCAAGTTCTTTCTTGGCAGAGGTGTGGAACGGGTACCCAAGGCACACGATACCCACAACTCGCGCCGGCAAACTCTCAGAACCAGCCAGCATAGCCGCAACGCGCCCACCCATGGATTTTCCACCAATTAAAACAGGGCCTTCTGTTTCTTCAGCGATGGCTTGAACCACATTCTGGTATTCACTAATGAGCTTGTCAGCACGTGGAGGAGGCGCCTTCTTGCCAGTCTCACGTCGTTTAGCCATATAGCCAAACTCGAACCTAGCAACGGCAATGCCGTTCTGTGCAGCTGCGTCCGCAAAGCGGTTCATAAAATTGGCATC
The window above is part of the Pseudovibrio sp. Tun.PSC04-5.I4 genome. Proteins encoded here:
- a CDS encoding alpha/beta fold hydrolase; the encoded protein is MTEILWTRPEGDCLGTLILAHGAGAPMDANFMNRFADAAAQNGIAVARFEFGYMAKRRETGKKAPPPRADKLISEYQNVVQAIAEETEGPVLIGGKSMGGRVAAMLAGSESLPARVVGIVCLGYPFHTSAKKELADWRFEPLQKSQRPILIAQGDRDQMGCQLDVEAVELPEFVRLHWLEDGNHDLAPRGASPATWKGNIEQAAKETAAFFGNLLKD